A stretch of the Malus domestica chromosome 08, GDT2T_hap1 genome encodes the following:
- the LOC114823107 gene encoding purine permease 3-like: protein METDHVEKRNAAIKKLLLVISCILLSIGTAGGPLVMRLYFIHGGKRVWLSSWLETGGWPITFIPLVMAYYHRRKTEGPSTKIIFMKLPLFIASAVIGVLTGLDDYLYAYGVARLPVSTSALIIAGQLAFTALFAFILVKQKFTSFSINAVVLLTIGAAVLGLNTSSDRPEGESNKEYIAGFFMTVAAAALYGFVLPLIELTYKKAKQTITYALVLEIQLVMCLFATLFCTVGMFIDNDFKVIPREARNFGLGETSYYVVLVFSAILWQGFFLGAVGVIFCASSLFSGILIAVLLPVTEVLAVIFYHEKFQAVKGVSLALSLWGFVSYFYGEIKHSKQEEKGKQAEISEKKKETPEVTQVPQQLEP, encoded by the exons ATGGAAACCGATCATGTTGAAAAACGTAACGCTGCCATAAAAAAGCTCCTTCTCGTTATAAGCTGCATCCTTTTATCCATAGGCACAGCTGGAGGTCCATTGGTTATGCGCCTCTACTTCATCCATGGAGGCAAACGCGTCTGGCTTTCGAGCTGGCTCGAAACCGGCGGCTGGCCGATCACCTTCATCCCCTTAGTCATGGCTTATTACCACCGCCGCAAGACTGAAGGCCCATCAACAAAAATCATCTTCATGAAGCTCCCACTCTTTATAGCCTCTGCCGTCATCGGCGTCCTCACCGGCCTGGATGACTACCTTTACGCCTACGGCGTGGCCCGACTTCCGGTCTCCACGTCAGCCCTAATCATCGCTGGCCAGCTAGCCTTCACTGCCCTTTTTGCCTTTATTCTTGTGAAGCAGAAGTTCACCTCATTCTCCATAAACGCCGTCGTGCTGTTGACTATTGGCGCGGCTGTTTTGGGGTTGAACACCAGCTCTGATCGACCAGAGGGGGAATCGAATAAGGAGTATATTGCCGGGTTTTTTATGACGGTGGCGGCGGCTGCTTTGTATGGATTTGTGCTGCCGTTGATAGAGTTGACATACAAGAAGGCCAAGCAGACCATTACATATGCTTTGGTTCTGGAGATTCAATTGGTTATGTGTTTGTTTGCTACTCTTTTTTGCACCGTGGGAATGTTTATCGACAACGACTTCAAG GTTATTCCAAGAGAAGCAAGAAACTTCGGTCTGGGGGAAACCAGTTACTATGTGGTGCTGGTATTTAGTGCTATACTGTGGCAAGGTTTTTTTCTGGGAGCCGTAGGAGTCATCTTCTGCGCCTCATCTTTGTTTTCTGGAATTCTAATTGCCGTTTTGCTCCCCGTAACCGAGGTCCTAGCAGTTATTTTTTACCATGAAAAATTCCAAGCAGTAAAGGGAGTCTCTCTTGCACTCTCTCTCTGGGGATTTGTCTCTTACTTCTATGGTGAGATAAAACACAGCAAGCAAGAGGAAAAGGGAAAGCAAGCCGAAATttcagagaaaaagaaagaaacaccAGAAGTAACACAGGTTCCTCAACAACTGGAACCCTAG